From the genome of bacterium:
CGTACGTGTAGCCGCCGGGCGGCGTCTTCAGTTTGTGACCCGAGAGGTGCTCGGTCAGACGATCGTAGGCGTGGAATAGCCGTGCGGTATCGGCGGCCGTCTCGGGACGGTAGAGTTCGGGATGGAACCACTCGTCCGCGTGCAACGTGACACCGGCGGCGTCCGAGACCTTCATGGCCTCGCGTACGGCGGCGCCCCCGAGCCGCTGGACACGTCTATCGGCGAGCACCGCCGTCTCGTCGATCAGCGCCGTCGGGACGATTTGCGAATTGTACACCTGTTTAGTCCACACGCGGCCGACGACGTCGGTCAATAGCTCGCACTTGTTGGGACCGATGCCGAGAAGGCGCGCCGCCTCGCGCGCCCGCGGCGTGATGCGCCCGTCAAGCTCGCCGACGTACACCACCCCCGCGTGCACCGCTTCGAGCAGCCCGGGATCGAGGTACGCGCCGCCGTAATCCGGCAGCGCACCCATCGTGCGCTCGCGTCCGACGACGTCGGCGATCAGATCTTCGTTCATGCCATTCTGCAACGACACCACACACCCGCCCGGGGTGAGATGCTCCACGATTCCGCGCACCGCGTCCCGGGTGGCCTGCGACTTGCACGCCATAAACACCAGCCCGTCGAGCGGCTCGTCCAATTCCGCCGGCGTCGCGGCGGGCTGCGGCCCCACGGACATCGGCCCGTAGAAGCCGTTGACGCTGATGCCGTGATCTCGAATCGCGCGGACGTGGTCCGCGTTTTGATCGACGAAGAGCACCTTCTCGCCGGCGCGGGCCATGTAGAAGCCCGCCAGCCCTCCGATGGCGCCGCACCCTACGATCGCGATCTTGGCCATAGCGTCGTTTGTCCTCCTCAGGGCTCCAGCGTCCACTGCTCCATGTTCCAGCCGTCCCCGTCGTTGGTCGGGTTGCCGACGAGTCCGCGCAGTTGGGTCGTCGTGGCCTGCGCCCCGTACAGATAGTACACGGGGATCGACGGGAGGTCGCGTCCGAGGATCTCCTCGGCCTGCCAGAACAGCTTCTTGGCCGCCGCTTGGTCGATCGTACGCTCTGCGCGGCGGATCGTGTCGGTGAACTCCGCGCTGACGTAGAAGTCTTCGTTCAAGCCGTTCGGGGGCATCGCATCGGACCCGTAGAACTGCGCGAGGGCCGGATAGGCCGGGACGATCCAGCGATGGAACAGGGTGTCGCATTCGCCCTGGAAGCGGATCTGCCCGTACACCGTCGGCGAATAGTTGTGGATCTGCATGCCGAGTCCTACGGCGCGCAATTCCGCCTGGATCACCTGCTGTACGCGATCCTGCGTCGCGTCGCCGACGCTGTTGCAGTTGGTGAACGCGAGCGACTTGCCGTCCTTCTGCACGACGCCGTCGGGCCCGGCTTTCCAACCCGCCTCCGCGATCAGCTGTTTGGCTTTCGCCGTATCGTACCGATACTGCCTGTACGCGTTGGGATCATACGCCCACGACAGAGGCGTGACCGGCGGCCCGGCCGGCCGGCCGAGGCCCCCGAGCACGCTGGCGACGATGTCCTGTTTGTTGATCGCGTACGCGACCGCCTGCCGGAGCCGGACATCTTGGAACAGCGGCCTGCGGAGGTTGAAGTCGAAATGCATCCAGGCGTTGAGCGGATGTACGACCACCTTGACGCCGGCCACGGACTGCAGCGGTTTGATTTGATCGAATGGAAGCGCCCACGCGACCTGCGCCTCGCGGGTCCGCAACATATTGATCCGGGTGTTTGCGTCCGACACGAACCGCCAGACGATCTTCTTGATGCGGGGCAGACCCTTGGCCGCGTCGCGGTAGTATGGGTTCGCGATCGTCGTCAGGTACTGGCCCGGGACCCACTCTTGGACGACATACGGCGCCGTCGTGACCGGCGCGCGATTGTAGGCGGCGTAGGTGTTGAGGTCCTGACCGTCCAGCACGTGTTTGGGGAGCAGATAGCGGAACAAGTCGCGATAGGCGCCGTAGGGCTCCTTGAAGTGCGCGACCACGGTGAGGGCATCGGGCGTGTCGACCGAGGCGATCAGCCCCCACCCGGCACGGCTATCTACCCGGAACGAGGGATCGGTCATCGTCTTGTATGTGAACGCGGCGTCGGCCGACGTGACCGGCTGGCCGTCGCTCCACTTCAAACCGGGCTTGAGCCGCCAGGTGACGGTCATGGTGTCGCCGGAGAGTTTCGCGCCGCCGTTGGCGAGGGTCGGCACCTCCTGGACGAGGTGCGGAACATACTGCATCTGGCTGTCCGTCGCCGCGAAGCCTTCGACGACATCCAGTTCCTTTGCGGCGAGGACGTGCGTCGCGTACGGGTTGAGCGTGTCGGGCTCGATGTAATAGGCGACCACCATCTGCGAGATCCCGGCCCCGCTTGCCGGCGGCGCCGCGGGCGCGGTGGCCGCCACGGCCGCGGCTGCAAGACACAGCGCCGCGAGTCGGATCGGCCGCCATCCCATGCGTCGGTTCACGTCATTTCCCCCTTTCGGTCTGTGGCCGGCGGCGACGACGGCCGCCGTCTACTCCTTCGCCCGGACGTCCAGCGCATCCCGCAGGCCGTCGCCCAGGCCGTTGACGCTCAACACGCTCAACAAGATGAGCACGCCCGGGAAGACCGAGAGCCACGGCTTGGTCGCCATCGTCGATTCCGCGTTCTGAAGCATGTTGCCCCACGAGGCCGTCGGCGGCTGAATCCCGACGCCGAGAAACGAGAGCACCGATTCGGTGATGATGGCGTTGCCGACCGCCAGCGTCGCCGCGACGATCACCGGGGCGAGGCTGTTGGGCAGCGCGTGGCGGAGAATGACCCGCAGGCTTCCGCAGCCCGCCGCGCGGGCAGCCTCGATGTACTCGGTCTCCCGGATCGAAAGGAACGCGCTCCGGACGAGACGCGCCGTTCCCATCCAGCCCACGCCGGCGATGATCAACACCAGGATCTGCGGCGACGGCTTCACCACCGCCGACAGGACGATGATGAGCGGCAGCGGCGGAACCGAAAGGGCCACGTCGGTGAGTCGCATCAGCGCGGCGTCGACGAGCCGCCCGTGGTACCCTGCCAGCGCGCCAACCGTCGTGCCGGCCAACGCCGCGACGACGGCGACGGCGGTGCCGATCGACAGCGAGACGCGGCCCGCGTACAGCGCGCGGCTGAACTCGTCGCGGCCGAGGTCGTCGGTGCCGAACCAGTGGGGCGCGGACGGCGCCGCGTCGAGCTGCTTCAAGTCCACCTCGTTCGGCGCGTACCGGGTGAGCAGCGGGGCGGCGGCGGAGGCGAGCGCCAGCGCCGCGAGCACGATCCCGCCCGCCAGCGCGAGCCGGTCGCGGAGGAATCGCCTCCACGCGTCGAGCCAGAGGCCGGACCGTCTGGGCGGCAGGCCGGCCGCGCGCGCGCTCACCGGTACACGATCCTGGGGTCGAGGACCGTGTAGAGCACGTCCGCGATCAGGTTCGAGACTACGATGGCGAAGGAGCTCAACATCAGAATCGCCAGCAGAGTGGGATAGTCCACGCTGGAGATCGACTGGATCAGGAGACTCCCCATTCCGGGCCAAGCGAACACCGTCTCCGTGACGACCGCGCCGGACACGAGAGCGGCCAAGTCGAGCGCGACGATCGTGACAACCGGGATGAGGCCGTTTCGCAGCGCGTGGCGGAACACCACCTGCCGCTCCGGCAGTCCTTTTGCGCGCGCGGTGCGGATGTAGTCCTGCCTCAACACTTCGAGGACGCCGGCGCGCGTGAACCGGCTCCACCGCCCCGCGGTGAATAGCGCAAGCGTCACGCTCGGCAGCACGAGGTGTCTGGCGATCTCTCCCCAGCCGCCTCCGCCGCCGAACCCGGCGACCGGCAGCCAGCCGAAGCGCACGGCGACCACCAATTGCAGCATCAGCCCGAACCAGAATACCGGCATCGAGATGCCGAGGAACGAAAAGACGGTGATGGCGTAGTCGAACGCCGAGTACTGGCGCACTGCGCTGTACGCGCCCGCCGCCACCGCGAACGCGAGTGCAAGCAGCAGCGCCGTTCCCATCAATAGAAGCGTCGCCGGCAGGCGGCCGGCAATGAGCCCTGCGACCGGCTGTCCTGACGAATAACTGAGGCCCCAGTGCCCGAGCGCGTACGCGCCGAACCACCGCAGATACTGCAG
Proteins encoded in this window:
- a CDS encoding 2-dehydropantoate 2-reductase N-terminal domain-containing protein, with the protein product MAKIAIVGCGAIGGLAGFYMARAGEKVLFVDQNADHVRAIRDHGISVNGFYGPMSVGPQPAATPAELDEPLDGLVFMACKSQATRDAVRGIVEHLTPGGCVVSLQNGMNEDLIADVVGRERTMGALPDYGGAYLDPGLLEAVHAGVVYVGELDGRITPRAREAARLLGIGPNKCELLTDVVGRVWTKQVYNSQIVPTALIDETAVLADRRVQRLGGAAVREAMKVSDAAGVTLHADEWFHPELYRPETAADTARLFHAYDRLTEHLSGHKLKTPPGGYTYVKKASGIHWDIVYRKRKSEADYLTVACIADRYGVDVPLNRRIVQMINEVEAGTRKMGWHNIDEANAYAEQLGVALP
- a CDS encoding peptide ABC transporter substrate-binding protein; the encoded protein is MNRRMGWRPIRLAALCLAAAAVAATAPAAPPASGAGISQMVVAYYIEPDTLNPYATHVLAAKELDVVEGFAATDSQMQYVPHLVQEVPTLANGGAKLSGDTMTVTWRLKPGLKWSDGQPVTSADAAFTYKTMTDPSFRVDSRAGWGLIASVDTPDALTVVAHFKEPYGAYRDLFRYLLPKHVLDGQDLNTYAAYNRAPVTTAPYVVQEWVPGQYLTTIANPYYRDAAKGLPRIKKIVWRFVSDANTRINMLRTREAQVAWALPFDQIKPLQSVAGVKVVVHPLNAWMHFDFNLRRPLFQDVRLRQAVAYAINKQDIVASVLGGLGRPAGPPVTPLSWAYDPNAYRQYRYDTAKAKQLIAEAGWKAGPDGVVQKDGKSLAFTNCNSVGDATQDRVQQVIQAELRAVGLGMQIHNYSPTVYGQIRFQGECDTLFHRWIVPAYPALAQFYGSDAMPPNGLNEDFYVSAEFTDTIRRAERTIDQAAAKKLFWQAEEILGRDLPSIPVYYLYGAQATTTQLRGLVGNPTNDGDGWNMEQWTLEP
- a CDS encoding ABC transporter permease; protein product: MSARAAGLPPRRSGLWLDAWRRFLRDRLALAGGIVLAALALASAAAPLLTRYAPNEVDLKQLDAAPSAPHWFGTDDLGRDEFSRALYAGRVSLSIGTAVAVVAALAGTTVGALAGYHGRLVDAALMRLTDVALSVPPLPLIIVLSAVVKPSPQILVLIIAGVGWMGTARLVRSAFLSIRETEYIEAARAAGCGSLRVILRHALPNSLAPVIVAATLAVGNAIITESVLSFLGVGIQPPTASWGNMLQNAESTMATKPWLSVFPGVLILLSVLSVNGLGDGLRDALDVRAKE
- a CDS encoding ABC transporter permease; translation: MTTFVLRRTLGIVPLLVGVSMILFGLLQAIPGGPLAVYLNNPFVTGRDLMLLRHQFGLDQPVYLQYLRWFGAYALGHWGLSYSSGQPVAGLIAGRLPATLLLMGTALLLALAFAVAAGAYSAVRQYSAFDYAITVFSFLGISMPVFWFGLMLQLVVAVRFGWLPVAGFGGGGGWGEIARHLVLPSVTLALFTAGRWSRFTRAGVLEVLRQDYIRTARAKGLPERQVVFRHALRNGLIPVVTIVALDLAALVSGAVVTETVFAWPGMGSLLIQSISSVDYPTLLAILMLSSFAIVVSNLIADVLYTVLDPRIVYR